The Stackebrandtia nassauensis DSM 44728 genome includes the window CGACGGGGTCGACCATCGGGCAGTGCGGCGCGTAGTCCATGTTGATGCGGCGCGCCCACACATCCTGTGCCTCGCAAGCCGACAGGACCTCGGTGAGGGCGTCGGGGTCGCCGGTCACGAGCGTCACGGACGGACCGTTCAGCACCCCCGTCCAGACGCGGTCGCGCCACGGCTGGATCAGGGTCTCGGTCGCCTCGGCACTCAGACCGACCGACACCATGCCGCCGTGTCCGGCCAGCCGCCGTTTGATCGCGCGCGCGTAGGCCGTCACGATCCGGGCGCCGTCCGCGACGGACAGGGCACCCGCGACCACCGCCGCGGCCGTCTCGCCCTGCGAGTGCCCCAGCACCGCCGCCGGGGAGATGCCCACCGATTCCCATTGCCGGGCAAGCGAGACCATCACCGCCCACAGTGCCGGTTGCATCAGTTCGACGTCGTCGAGTCCGTCGCCGTCCATCACCTCGATCACGGAGACCGGGAGGTGGCGCGACAGCGCGGCGTCGCACTCCGCCAGCCGTTCGGCGAAGGCGGTCGAGGTGTGCCGCAGTTCCTTGGCCATGCCGACCCACTGCCAGCCCTGGCCGGGGAAGACAAGGACCGGACGGTCATCGCCCCGCACCATGCCGGATACAATGGACTGTGATGGCTCGCCCGCCGCCAGCGCGGCCACCGCGTCGCGCAGTTCGGCGGAGTTCGCGCCGATCGCCGCGGCCCGGTGCCGTCGCTGGGCGCGGTTCGCCAGCGCCCGTCCGACGTCGGCCGCGCTCGCCCCCGGGTGGGCGTCGAGGTGGTCGCGCAACAGGGCGGCGTTGCGCCGCAACGCTTGTGGATCGTCACCCGTGAGCAGCCACGGCGTGTTCGGGCTCGGCGACTGGGGGATCGCTGCCATGGTCGGGTCGCACCTACGCTTTCTGGTCTCCGATTGAGTCACTCAGCCAGTTCGCCACCGTCCGGGCGCTTTCGGGCGCGTGTTCGGCGAGCATCGAGAAGTGGTCGCCCGCGACGTCCACGGCCGTGTGCTCCCATCGCACCTCGGATCGAGCGTCCTCGTTCCGCCAGCCCGGCAACCTCCCGGTGGCCCGCATCAGCAGGCTCGGCGCCTTCGGACGCGGTGTCGGGAATTCGAACGTGAGGTACTGCGCCCGGGCGGTGATCCACGCCTCGCCGTCCGATGTGGGCTGGCGCGTGTCCACTTGCTCCACCAGGAGGCGGTAGAGGGCCTTGAGGGTTTCGTTGTGGTCGATGTCGGTGACCCATTCGATGGTGTCGAGGAGGATCACGGCTTCGGGATGCTCGCCCTGGTCTTCCAGGTATTCGGCGACGAGGCTCGCCAGCCTGCCCCCTTCGGAGTGACCGAGCAGCGCGAAGCGACGCCCCGCCGCCGCCCGGGTCGCGGCATCGGCGAGCGTGGCGATCAGGTCGTCCAGCGTGGACGGTAGTGGCTCGTGCCCGGCGAAGCCGGGCAGATCGACGGCGATCACGCTCTGTCCGCCTTCGAAGGACGCGGCGAGTTTCGCGTAGTAGTACGGGCTGTACTTCCACGCGAACGACGGGAAGCACACCAGCACCGGCTCAGCGGTGCCCTTCGTCAGCGTCGTGGCGCGCGGCGGGGACGCCGAGACGCCGGAGTACTTCTCGCGGAACGCGGCCATCCGGAGGGTGAGGTCGTTGGCCTCGACGATCTGTCCGTCGGCGCACGCGCGGACGAACAGGCCCGCCAGTCCCGCGCCCGGCCCGGAAACCGGTTCGGGGACGGAGCCACCGGTATCGCCGCCGAGCCGTTCGGCCAGGTAGCGCGCCAGCGCCACCGGGGTCGGGTACTCCAGGGCGACCTCTTCCGCCAAGGTCAGACCGGTCGCGTCGACGAGTCGTTCCCGCAGTTCCACGGCCGCGAGGGAATCGAAGCCGAGCTCCTGGAAATCGTCGTCGGCCTCGACGTCCTCGGCACTGGCGTAACCCAGGGCCGCGGCGGCCTCCGTGCGCACCATGGTCAGCAGGTCCCCGGTCGTCCCGGCCTCCGGTTCGGCGGCGGGCGGGGCCGGTGCCCGTACGGCCGGGACCGGTTTCGGCGTCGCCGCGGAAACGTTGTCCCGCAACCAGAAGCGTTCGCGCTGGAACGGGTAGGTCGGCAGGTCGATGAACCGGGCTCCGGCGGCGGCGTACATCGACGGCCAGTCGACGTTGACGCCGTTCACCCAGGCTCTGGCCACACTCGACCGGAACTTGACGGCCGTGCCTTCGTCGCGCCGCAGCGTTTCCACGATCGTCGCCGTGACCTCGGCGGCCGCGGCTGTCTCACCGATGCCGTGCGACAGCACCGGGTGGGGTCCGCACTCGATGAAACCGCGATGGTCGTCGTCGAGCAGTGCCCGGACCGCCAGGTCGAAACGCACCGGTTGCCGCAGATTCGCGTACCAGTACTCCGCGTCCAGTTCGGAGGTCATCTCTCCCCGTACCGAGGAGTAGAACGGCACCCGGGGGGCCCGCGGCTCGATGTCCTTGATGGAGTTGAGGAAGAAGTCGCGGCCGGTCTCGACGTGGGGTGAGTGGGAGGCGTAGTCCATCGCGACCCGCCGGGCCCACTGGCCCTGGCTCTCGCAGTGGGCCAGCAGGTCGTCGATCGCCTCGACGTCTCCGCTCACCGTCGTGGAGCGCGGCGAGTTGTGTCCGCCGATGTACAGGCGATCCGCCCAGGGGCGCAACAGTTCCCGGGTGCGTTCCTCGTCGGCGCGCAGCACCGCGACGGCGCCCTTGCCCATGGCCTCGCGCACCGCTTCGGCGCGGCGGGTCACGAGTTTCGCGGCATCGGCGAGCGACAGGATGCCCGCGACGGTCGCCGCGGCGACCTCGCCCAGGCTGTGCCCGACCACCGCGGCGGGAGTCACACCGGCGTGTTCCCACAGCGCCGCGAGTGAGACGGTCACCGCCCACAGTGCGGGTTGCACGACGTCGCCGCGTTCGATGCTCGGCGCCCCGTCGTCGCCGCGTATCACCGAGGTCACCGTCCAGTCCACATGAGAGCTGAGGGCTTCGTCGCATTCGGCGAGTTTCGCCGTGAAGATCGGCGAGGCGCCCAGCAGACCCGCCGCCATGCCCTGCCACTGTGAACCATGGCCGGGGAAGACGAAGACCGCTTCGGTGCGCTGTTTGGCGCGGCCACGGAGCATCGCCTCACTGCGTTCCCCTTCGGCCAGCTGGCGCAGGCCGCTCAGCGCGGTCTCCCGGTCGGTCGCGAGCACCACCGCCCGGTAGTCCAGTTGACTGCGCGCGGTGGCCAGGGTGTAGCCGATGTCCACCGGCCGCAACCCGGGGTCGGCCTCGACGCGGTCGGCCAGTCGCCTCGCCTGGGCGCTCAGCGCCGCGAGGGATTTCGCCGACAGAGTCCACAGTCCAGGGTGAGGACCGGCATCGGGTTCCGGCCCTGCGGCCTCGGGGGCCTCCTCCACGATCACGTGCGCGTTGGTGCCGCTGATGCCGAAGGACGACACCCCGGCGCGCTTGGGGCGATCCGTCCTCGGCCAGGGCCGGGCCGCGGTGAGCAGTTCCACCGCGCCGGAGTTCCAGGCGATGTGCGGAGAGGGAGTGTCGACGTGCAGGGTCTTGGGGAGTCTGGCGTTGCGTATCGCCATCACCATCTTGATGAGGCCGCCCGCTCCGGCCGCGGCGGTGGAGTGGCCGATGTTCGACTTCAGCGAGCCCAGCCACACCGGGTCCTGTTCGTCACGTCCCTGGCCATAGGTGGCCAGCAGGGCACGGGCTTCGATGGGGTCACCGAGACTGGTGCCGGTGCCGTGCGCCTCGACGGCGTCGACCTCCCGTGCGGACAGCCGGGCATCGGCGAGTGCTGACCCGATGACGCGCCGCTGCGCGAGGTCGTTGGGTGCGGTGAGTCCGTTGCTGAGACCGTCCTGGTTGATCGCGGATCCCCGCACGACCGCGAGGACCCGGTGTCCCCGACGTTGCGCGTCCGACAGCCGTTCCACCACCAGCACCGCGGCGCCCTCGGCCCAGTTGGTGCCGTCGGCCGCGGCGGCGAAGGACTTGCAGCGGCCGTCCTTGGCCAAGCCGCGCTGCCGGGCGAAATCGGCGAAGGCGTCGGGGGCGGCAAGAATGCTCACCCCGCCGACGAGTGCCATGTCGCATTCACCGCCGCGCAGCGCACGCACCGCGAAGTGCATCGCGACCAGTGAGGACGAACAGGCCGTGTCCACACTGACCGCGGCTCCCTCCAGCCCCAGCGTGTAGGCCACTCGGCCGGAGGCGACTCCGCCGTTGTTGCCGCTGACCATGTATCCGCCGACCGTTTCGGGCGTCTCGGCCAGCGGGGTCTCGTAGCCCGAGTTCGTCAGGCCGGTGTACACGCCCACATTGGATCGCTTCAGCGACGCGGGGTCGATTCCGGCGCGTTCCAGCGCCTCCCAGCTGATCTCCAGCATGACGCGCTGCTGCGGGTCCATGCCCAGGGCCTCGCGTGGGGATATGCCGAAGAAGGCCGCGTCGAAATCGGTCGCGTCGTGCAGGAAACCCGCCTGGCCGACGTAGGTGGTACCCGGGGTCTTCCCCTCGGTGTCGATGAGGGAGTCGAGGTCCCAGCCGCGATCGTCCGGGAAGTCGGACAGGGCCTCGCGTTCGCCGTCGACCAGGTCCCACAGGTCCTCGGGGGTCTCCACTCCGCCCGGATAGCGGCACGCCATGCCGACGATCGCGATGGGTTCGTGGTCCCGTCGCTCGAAGTGTGCGAGTCGCTGCTGTGTCTCCGTCAGCTCGGCGGCGACCCGTTTGAGGTAATCGCGGAGTTTCCTCTCCTTCGATTCATCCATGAGTCTTCCTCTCTCCTGCGATATGACCCCCTGGAATGAGCGGTTCAGCGCTCCCCGAGTTGCCGGTCGAGCATCGCGAACATTTCCTCGTCCGAAGCCTCCTCGAAGGAATCGCCGGAGTTCGTCGCGGCCTCGCGGTCGACAGCCCACTTCGCCAGCAACGACTCCAGGCGCCCGGTCACGCGAGTGCGCCGGTCGGGATCGTCGGACGTCGCGGACAGTGCGTTGTCCAGTTCGGTCAGTAGTGCGTCGATCGGGTCGGCGTCCGCGGGTTGGGCGGCACGGATCTCCTCGGCGAGATAGTC containing:
- a CDS encoding alpha/beta fold hydrolase, producing MYAAAGARFIDLPTYPFQRERFWLRDNVSAATPKPVPAVRAPAPPAAEPEAGTTGDLLTMVRTEAAAALGYASAEDVEADDDFQELGFDSLAAVELRERLVDATGLTLAEEVALEYPTPVALARYLAERLGGDTGGSVPEPVSGPGAGLAGLFVRACADGQIVEANDLTLRMAAFREKYSGVSASPPRATTLTKGTAEPVLVCFPSFAWKYSPYYYAKLAASFEGGQSVIAVDLPGFAGHEPLPSTLDDLIATLADAATRAAAGRRFALLGHSEGGRLASLVAEYLEDQGEHPEAVILLDTIEWVTDIDHNETLKALYRLLVEQVDTRQPTSDGEAWITARAQYLTFEFPTPRPKAPSLLMRATGRLPGWRNEDARSEVRWEHTAVDVAGDHFSMLAEHAPESARTVANWLSDSIGDQKA